One segment of Vulpes lagopus strain Blue_001 chromosome 8, ASM1834538v1, whole genome shotgun sequence DNA contains the following:
- the AADAT gene encoding kynurenine/alpha-aminoadipate aminotransferase, mitochondrial isoform X2, producing the protein MNYARFLTAASAARQPSPIRVVTEILSRMPKSISLAAGMPNPNTFPFKTAVITIENGKPIQFDEEMMKRALQYSQSAGIPELLSWIKQLQVKLHNPPTINYPTNQGQMDICITSGSQDGLCKVFEMIINPGDNVLLNEPIYSGTLQALKPLGCNIINVPSDEFGIIPDSLKEVLSKWKPEDSKDPKKNTPKFLYTVPNGNNPTGNSLTSNRKKAIYEPWAPTFLSMDVDGRVIRVDSFSKVLSSGLRIGFITGPKPLIERVVLHTQVSTLHPSTFTQLLVSQLLHQWGEEGFLAHVDRVTDFYRNQKDALLAAANKWLSGLAEWHVPAAGMFLWVKIKGIYDVKQMIEEKAIQKKVLMLPGNVFYIDNSAPSPYFRASFSSASPEQMDMAFQRLAQLVKESL; encoded by the exons ATGAACTACGCTCGGTTCCTCACCGCCGCCAGCGCAGCCCGACAGCCGTCCCCCATCCGCGTCGTCA CTGAGATATTGAGCAGGATGCCGAAATCAATCTCCTTGGCTGCTGGAATGCCAAACCCCAACACCTTCCCCTTTAAGACTGCTGTTATCACCATAGAAAATGGAAAGCCCATCCAATTTGATGAAGAGATGATGAAGAGAGCACTTCAGTATTCTCAAAGTGCTGG AATCCCAGAGCTGTTATCCTGGATAAAACAGTTACAAGTAAAATTGCATAATCCTCCCACCATCAATTACCCAACCAACCAAGGACAAATGGACATATGTATAACATCTGGCAGCCAAGATGGTCTTTGCAAG GTGTTTGAAATGATCATTAATCCTGGAGATAATGTCCTGCTAAATGAACCTATTTATTCAGGAACACTTCAAGCT CTGAAGCCCCTGGGCTGCAACATTATTAATGTTCCCAGTGATGAATTCGGCATTATTCCAGACTCCCTCAAAGAAGTCCTTTCCAAATGGAAACCAGAAGACTCCAAGGATCCCAAGAAAAACACCCCCAAATTTCTTTACACTGTCCCAAATGGCAACAACCCTACAGGAAACTCATTAACAAGTAACCGCAAGAAGGCAATCTATgag cCCTGGGCACCAACATTTCTTTCGATGGATGTCGATGGGCGAGTCATCAGAGTGGACTCTTTTTCAAAAGTCCTCTCCTCTGG GTTGCGAATAGGGTTTATAACGGGTCCAAAACCCTTGATAGAGAGAGTCGTTTTACACACACAAGTTTCAACTCTGCACCCTAGCACTTTTACACAG cttctggtgtCACAGCTTCTACACCAATGGGGAGAAGAGGGTTTCCTGGCTCATGTAGACAG GGTTACTGATTTCTATAGGAACCAGAAGGATGCATTACTGGCAGCTGCAAACAAATGGTTAAGTG GTTTGGCAGAATGGCATGTCCCGGCTGCTGGAATGTTTTTATGGGTTAAAATTAAGGGTATTTATGATGTAAAACAAATGATTGAAGAAAAAGCCATTCAGAAAAAG GTATTAATGCTTCCTGGAAATGTTTTTTACATCGATAACTCAGCTCCTAGTCCTTACTTCAGAGCATCGTTCTCTTCAGCTTCTCCAGAACAGATGGATATG GCCTTCCAGAGATTAGCCCAACTTGTTAAAGAATCTTTATGA
- the AADAT gene encoding kynurenine/alpha-aminoadipate aminotransferase, mitochondrial isoform X1, translating to MNYARFLTAASAARQPSPIRVVTEILSRMPKSISLAAGMPNPNTFPFKTAVITIENGKPIQFDEEMMKRALQYSQSAGIPELLSWIKQLQVKLHNPPTINYPTNQGQMDICITSGSQDGLCKVFEMIINPGDNVLLNEPIYSGTLQALKPLGCNIINVPSDEFGIIPDSLKEVLSKWKPEDSKDPKKNTPKFLYTVPNGNNPTGNSLTSNRKKAIYELARKYDFLIIEDDPYYFLQFSKPWAPTFLSMDVDGRVIRVDSFSKVLSSGLRIGFITGPKPLIERVVLHTQVSTLHPSTFTQLLVSQLLHQWGEEGFLAHVDRVTDFYRNQKDALLAAANKWLSGLAEWHVPAAGMFLWVKIKGIYDVKQMIEEKAIQKKVLMLPGNVFYIDNSAPSPYFRASFSSASPEQMDMAFQRLAQLVKESL from the exons ATGAACTACGCTCGGTTCCTCACCGCCGCCAGCGCAGCCCGACAGCCGTCCCCCATCCGCGTCGTCA CTGAGATATTGAGCAGGATGCCGAAATCAATCTCCTTGGCTGCTGGAATGCCAAACCCCAACACCTTCCCCTTTAAGACTGCTGTTATCACCATAGAAAATGGAAAGCCCATCCAATTTGATGAAGAGATGATGAAGAGAGCACTTCAGTATTCTCAAAGTGCTGG AATCCCAGAGCTGTTATCCTGGATAAAACAGTTACAAGTAAAATTGCATAATCCTCCCACCATCAATTACCCAACCAACCAAGGACAAATGGACATATGTATAACATCTGGCAGCCAAGATGGTCTTTGCAAG GTGTTTGAAATGATCATTAATCCTGGAGATAATGTCCTGCTAAATGAACCTATTTATTCAGGAACACTTCAAGCT CTGAAGCCCCTGGGCTGCAACATTATTAATGTTCCCAGTGATGAATTCGGCATTATTCCAGACTCCCTCAAAGAAGTCCTTTCCAAATGGAAACCAGAAGACTCCAAGGATCCCAAGAAAAACACCCCCAAATTTCTTTACACTGTCCCAAATGGCAACAACCCTACAGGAAACTCATTAACAAGTAACCGCAAGAAGGCAATCTATgag CTTGCAAGAAAATATGATTTCCTCATCATAGAAGATGATCCTTACTATTTTCTCCAGTTTAGCAAG cCCTGGGCACCAACATTTCTTTCGATGGATGTCGATGGGCGAGTCATCAGAGTGGACTCTTTTTCAAAAGTCCTCTCCTCTGG GTTGCGAATAGGGTTTATAACGGGTCCAAAACCCTTGATAGAGAGAGTCGTTTTACACACACAAGTTTCAACTCTGCACCCTAGCACTTTTACACAG cttctggtgtCACAGCTTCTACACCAATGGGGAGAAGAGGGTTTCCTGGCTCATGTAGACAG GGTTACTGATTTCTATAGGAACCAGAAGGATGCATTACTGGCAGCTGCAAACAAATGGTTAAGTG GTTTGGCAGAATGGCATGTCCCGGCTGCTGGAATGTTTTTATGGGTTAAAATTAAGGGTATTTATGATGTAAAACAAATGATTGAAGAAAAAGCCATTCAGAAAAAG GTATTAATGCTTCCTGGAAATGTTTTTTACATCGATAACTCAGCTCCTAGTCCTTACTTCAGAGCATCGTTCTCTTCAGCTTCTCCAGAACAGATGGATATG GCCTTCCAGAGATTAGCCCAACTTGTTAAAGAATCTTTATGA